One window of the Lactobacillus sp. PV034 genome contains the following:
- a CDS encoding type I toxin-antitoxin system Fst family toxin, with amino-acid sequence MKFVISIIVAPLIVEIVSSLFDHWLDDRDNKRRK; translated from the coding sequence ATGAAATTTGTTATTAGTATCATTGTGGCGCCTTTGATTGTTGAAATAGTGTCATCACTATTTGATCATTGGTTGGATGATCGTGACAATAAAAGGCGAAAATAG
- a CDS encoding M1 family metallopeptidase, translating into MAQETRAQAKRLYDTFHPDHYDVYLDISRQEKKFTGKVTVTGEELEDTIKLNQKFLDIKSVKVNDTPVEFDFNNEDEVINIISNQTGKVKVEVEFAGKLTDSMMGIYPSYYQVDGEKKELVGTQFETTFARQAFPCVDEPAAKATFSLAIKFDEQPGETIISNQPEEKVEDGVHYFKETVRMSTYLVAFVFGDMQKKLTKTKSGVEIGVFATKAHKAKELDFALDIAKRSIEFYEDFYETPYPLEHSYQVALPDFSAGAMENWGCVTYREAYLLLDPDNTSLEMKQLVATVIAHELAHQWFGDLVTMEWWDNLWLNESFANMMEYVAVDALQPDWHIWEMFQTTEVPQALQRDATDGVQSVHVMVNDPREIDALFDGAIVYAKGSRMLVMVRALLGDKALREGLKNYFAAHKYANATGDDLWKALGEASGLDIGSIMHSWLEQPGYPLVTASVKDGKLVLSQKQFFIGEGKEVGRTWQIPLNSNYEAVPQIMKDKEVTVGDYNDLRANNGLPFRLNVGNNSDFIVKYDQKLLDDILANVDELGAVDKLQLLQDFRLLAEGGQMSYAEIVPLLPKFADSTSPIVANALYRIMASLRNFVEPESKEDTELRKLYNLLSEKQVARLGYLPREGESIDDNLLRPIVLSASLYGENKTTIDKLHELYEKDSDNLASMSADIRGIVLDNEVRNFGSMTLHDKLLKLYVTTSDPSLKQDLCGAITYTKEPDLIDAIVDDFEDPQVIKPQDLRAWYRGVLANNYGQTQAWDWIRTDWNWLEATVGGDMEFATFVTVTANIFHTRERLEQFKDFFEPKLNTPGLTREIKMDIRVIETKVNLVEKEAASVNAAIAKVVG; encoded by the coding sequence ATGGCGCAAGAAACTCGTGCACAAGCAAAACGACTTTATGATACATTTCATCCAGACCACTATGATGTTTATTTAGACATTAGTCGTCAGGAGAAGAAGTTTACTGGTAAAGTTACTGTTACTGGTGAAGAATTAGAAGATACCATTAAACTTAACCAAAAATTTTTAGATATTAAATCAGTCAAAGTAAATGACACTCCAGTAGAATTTGATTTTAATAATGAAGATGAAGTAATTAACATTATTAGTAATCAAACTGGTAAGGTTAAAGTTGAAGTTGAATTTGCAGGTAAGTTAACTGATTCAATGATGGGAATTTATCCTTCTTATTACCAAGTAGATGGTGAAAAGAAGGAATTAGTTGGTACCCAATTCGAAACAACTTTTGCCCGTCAAGCATTCCCATGTGTGGATGAACCTGCTGCTAAGGCAACCTTTAGTTTAGCAATTAAGTTCGACGAACAACCTGGAGAAACCATTATTTCTAACCAACCAGAAGAAAAGGTAGAAGATGGCGTCCACTACTTCAAAGAAACAGTGCGCATGTCTACTTACTTGGTTGCCTTTGTCTTTGGTGATATGCAAAAGAAGCTTACTAAGACTAAGTCAGGTGTTGAAATTGGTGTATTTGCTACTAAGGCACATAAGGCTAAAGAATTAGACTTTGCTTTAGATATTGCTAAACGTTCAATTGAGTTTTATGAAGATTTTTATGAAACTCCATATCCTTTGGAACATTCATATCAAGTGGCACTACCTGACTTTTCAGCCGGAGCAATGGAAAACTGGGGTTGTGTAACTTACCGTGAAGCATACCTTTTGCTTGATCCTGATAACACTTCATTAGAAATGAAGCAATTAGTGGCTACTGTGATTGCGCACGAATTAGCTCACCAATGGTTCGGTGACTTAGTAACCATGGAATGGTGGGACAACTTGTGGCTTAACGAAAGCTTTGCTAACATGATGGAATATGTAGCAGTTGATGCCTTGCAGCCAGATTGGCATATTTGGGAAATGTTCCAAACTACTGAAGTTCCTCAAGCACTTCAAAGAGATGCAACTGATGGTGTCCAATCAGTTCATGTGATGGTTAATGATCCGCGTGAAATTGATGCCTTGTTTGACGGCGCGATTGTTTATGCTAAGGGTTCACGGATGTTAGTAATGGTTCGTGCACTTCTTGGTGATAAGGCATTACGTGAAGGCTTAAAGAATTACTTTGCTGCTCATAAATATGCTAATGCCACTGGGGATGACTTGTGGAAGGCTCTTGGTGAAGCTTCTGGCTTAGATATCGGTAGCATCATGCATTCATGGCTTGAACAACCGGGTTATCCATTAGTAACAGCAAGCGTAAAAGATGGCAAACTAGTTCTTAGTCAAAAACAATTCTTTATTGGTGAAGGTAAAGAAGTTGGCCGTACTTGGCAAATTCCATTGAATTCAAACTATGAAGCAGTTCCTCAAATTATGAAGGACAAGGAAGTTACGGTTGGCGATTACAATGACTTACGCGCTAATAATGGTTTGCCATTTAGATTAAATGTTGGTAATAACTCTGATTTCATTGTGAAGTATGATCAAAAATTATTAGACGATATTTTGGCTAATGTTGATGAACTAGGTGCAGTTGATAAGCTACAACTTTTACAAGACTTCCGCTTGTTAGCTGAAGGTGGTCAGATGTCTTATGCTGAAATTGTCCCATTACTACCTAAGTTTGCTGATTCAACTTCTCCAATTGTAGCTAATGCTTTATACAGAATTATGGCAAGCTTGCGTAACTTCGTTGAACCAGAATCTAAAGAAGACACTGAATTACGTAAACTTTATAATTTACTTTCGGAAAAACAAGTTGCGCGTTTAGGTTACTTACCGCGTGAAGGTGAATCTATTGATGATAACCTTTTACGTCCAATTGTGCTAAGTGCATCTCTCTATGGTGAAAATAAGACAACGATTGATAAGTTACATGAACTATATGAAAAAGATAGTGATAACTTGGCAAGTATGTCAGCTGATATTCGTGGCATCGTTTTAGATAATGAAGTACGTAATTTTGGTAGTATGACTTTACATGATAAGTTATTGAAACTCTATGTAACTACTTCAGATCCAAGTTTGAAACAAGATTTATGTGGAGCAATTACTTACACTAAAGAGCCTGATTTAATTGATGCAATTGTCGATGATTTTGAAGATCCGCAAGTAATTAAGCCACAAGATTTACGTGCATGGTACCGTGGGGTGCTAGCTAATAACTACGGTCAAACACAAGCTTGGGATTGGATTAGAACTGATTGGAACTGGCTTGAAGCGACTGTTGGTGGTGACATGGAATTTGCAACCTTTGTCACAGTAACTGCTAATATCTTCCACACCCGCGAGCGATTAGAACAATTTAAAGACTTCTTTGAACCAAAACTTAATACGCCAGGTTTAACCCGCGAAATTAAGATGGATATTCGGGTGATCGAAACTAAGGTTAACTTAGTTGAAAAAGAAGCTGCTAGTGTTAATGCCGCAATTGCCAAAGTTGTTGGTTAA
- a CDS encoding type I toxin-antitoxin system Fst family toxin: MKWFITFIVAPLIVEIATKLFDYWLSNRHNK; the protein is encoded by the coding sequence ATGAAGTGGTTTATCACTTTTATTGTGGCTCCACTAATAGTGGAAATAGCAACCAAGCTATTTGATTATTGGTTGAGTAATCGCCACAATAAATAA
- a CDS encoding Xaa-Pro dipeptidyl-peptidase gives MKYNQYGYVETSTQDQIKELTTINFLPQDWQELAVKDLFADLVGKIIVEAKTAKAKQAKLSEFAANDQEELPTYLNANPQTISQKVFYNVALQLLGYHGGYDYDLKDPLNLMKRNALPFIKEAEFDQATLIKAFYRLLNTRSKNGQTLIDVMAGKGYFTQFYGQNKFMYFNGKSLPVFDMSKVIREVVYVESDLDTDEDGKADLLQVTIFRPSESQTMPIPALYTADPYFGGIIDNAAKNHSVDVNLEDASQAQDIHYEAMPKVAAKKPSDANQAASEDAVHKAAYTLNEYLLARGFANVYAGGIGTRGSDGLRITGAPEETESAKAIIEWLHGDRIAYTDRSRSQEVKASWCNGNIGMTGRSYLGTLQIAIATTGVAGLKTVVSEAAISSWYDYYREHGLVVAPGECQGEDLDMLAETCQSNLWDAGNYLKIKPKYDAMQKKLLEKADRKTGQYSDFWEARNYRHHTDGIKCSWISVHGLNDWNVKPKNVYKLWQKISKLPIEHKLFLHQGPHYNMNNLISIDFTDLMNLWFCHELLGIENNAYKQWDTVLWQDNIYPDIWHGEPNWNNKMGHEEIYYPEADGNLLKEGGNDDAKLSFTDEGGKTFKEAKISESQWEYEFITGKEKWTDQQLRFVTDPYIHPITIVGRPKIKLRVSASLAKGQISVALVELGQRKRLTPTPKFFRDQIQELGYRFGTQYLQEFVPDKVTKAKLITKAHMNMQNYADMKKARPIKPGEFYDLEFYLQPTFYNVPAGSQLGLIIYSTDQVMTKRPLEAETYTIDLSQSELRYSQM, from the coding sequence ATGAAATACAATCAATATGGCTATGTGGAAACATCCACCCAAGATCAAATCAAAGAATTAACTACCATTAACTTTCTTCCCCAGGATTGGCAAGAACTTGCAGTAAAAGATTTATTTGCTGACCTAGTTGGGAAAATAATCGTTGAGGCTAAGACTGCTAAGGCAAAACAAGCTAAGCTATCTGAATTTGCCGCAAACGACCAAGAAGAATTACCTACCTATTTAAATGCAAATCCACAAACTATCTCGCAAAAGGTTTTCTATAATGTCGCTTTGCAATTATTAGGCTACCATGGCGGTTATGACTATGATTTAAAAGATCCGCTCAATTTGATGAAGCGTAATGCACTGCCTTTTATCAAGGAAGCAGAATTTGACCAAGCCACTTTAATTAAAGCTTTTTATCGCTTACTTAATACTCGTAGTAAAAATGGTCAAACCTTAATTGATGTGATGGCAGGTAAAGGTTACTTTACGCAATTTTATGGTCAAAATAAATTCATGTACTTTAACGGTAAATCCCTTCCTGTCTTTGACATGAGCAAGGTTATTCGTGAAGTCGTTTATGTTGAAAGTGACCTCGACACCGATGAAGATGGCAAAGCTGACTTATTACAAGTGACAATATTCCGTCCTAGTGAATCACAAACCATGCCAATCCCTGCCCTTTACACCGCTGATCCTTACTTTGGTGGAATCATTGATAATGCAGCTAAAAACCACAGCGTTGACGTGAACTTAGAAGATGCGAGTCAAGCGCAAGATATCCATTATGAAGCTATGCCCAAAGTTGCCGCTAAAAAGCCAAGTGATGCAAATCAAGCAGCTAGCGAAGATGCCGTTCACAAGGCTGCCTATACTTTAAATGAATATTTACTAGCTCGCGGTTTTGCTAATGTTTATGCTGGTGGAATTGGAACTCGTGGCAGCGATGGCCTCCGCATCACTGGCGCACCTGAAGAAACTGAATCTGCTAAAGCAATTATTGAATGGCTTCACGGCGATCGCATTGCCTACACTGACCGCTCGCGTAGTCAAGAAGTTAAGGCATCTTGGTGTAATGGCAATATCGGTATGACTGGCCGCTCTTATCTTGGCACCTTGCAAATCGCTATCGCTACTACTGGTGTTGCTGGTCTTAAAACTGTAGTTTCTGAAGCTGCCATCTCTTCTTGGTATGATTATTACCGTGAACACGGCTTAGTAGTTGCTCCTGGTGAATGCCAAGGTGAAGACTTGGATATGTTAGCTGAAACCTGTCAGTCTAACTTGTGGGATGCTGGTAACTACTTAAAGATCAAGCCTAAATATGATGCTATGCAAAAGAAGTTACTTGAAAAAGCTGATCGTAAAACCGGCCAATATTCAGACTTCTGGGAAGCACGCAACTACCGTCATCACACCGATGGCATTAAATGTTCTTGGATCTCAGTGCATGGCTTAAATGATTGGAATGTTAAGCCTAAAAATGTTTATAAACTTTGGCAAAAGATTTCCAAGTTGCCAATTGAACATAAATTATTCTTGCACCAAGGTCCCCACTATAATATGAACAATTTGATTTCAATCGACTTCACTGACTTGATGAACCTCTGGTTCTGTCATGAATTATTAGGAATTGAAAACAATGCTTACAAGCAATGGGATACAGTTTTATGGCAAGATAATATCTATCCTGATATTTGGCATGGCGAACCTAACTGGAATAATAAAATGGGTCATGAAGAAATCTATTATCCTGAAGCAGACGGCAATTTGCTTAAAGAAGGTGGCAATGATGATGCCAAGCTTTCCTTTACTGATGAAGGTGGTAAGACCTTTAAAGAAGCCAAAATTTCTGAAAGTCAGTGGGAATATGAATTTATCACTGGCAAAGAGAAATGGACTGATCAACAATTACGTTTTGTAACTGATCCTTATATCCACCCTATCACGATTGTGGGTCGACCAAAAATCAAATTACGTGTTAGTGCAAGTTTAGCTAAAGGACAAATTTCAGTTGCCTTAGTAGAATTAGGCCAGCGTAAACGTTTAACACCAACGCCAAAATTCTTCCGGGATCAAATTCAAGAATTAGGCTATCGTTTTGGCACGCAATATTTACAAGAATTTGTGCCCGATAAAGTTACCAAAGCTAAGTTAATTACCAAGGCGCATATGAACATGCAAAATTATGCCGATATGAAAAAGGCGCGTCCAATTAAGCCTGGCGAATTTTATGACTTGGAATTTTACTTACAACCTACCTTCTATAACGTGCCTGCTGGTTCACAATTAGGTTTGATTATTTATTCAACTGACCAAGTGATGACTAAACGCCCACTTGAAGCAGAAACTTATACGATTGACTTAAGTCAGTCAGAATTAAGATATAGTCAAATGTAA
- a CDS encoding Rib/alpha-like domain-containing protein translates to MFHKHDVGFINKLNGKQERFGLRKYAVGLCSVLLGTAFFMVNGNTVHAETTNAKESPALTQKTKMRGEANLQPSRDAIQDTASSDNAVAEKQTTTDAIINLEKQKSNDVGVSCTNLPAKDNTDTSQTETQTVVRDVYTKLPRQEPELLATQSETTSHSRFLIKVVSGYEHYNDNNLSRLQEVDGQSVSQYRNQITNYQYEKDDPNFVTYTPWINKDGDHTVVDINKNPNLDGTDNKWYENTIYDMSVWGNWTNWTPVTFDKVQAPDKKGYQVINPTAGDKMTFINGDVVTNPHMVVTYQYQPKKTQDTENRTFKRTIYTQLPGEKAVEYKQQTADSSRTRAWIEVQSGYENQDEIYPNVGKDMIYMPKTGRSWLGRPDGYQTFTAGYVFYSRNRITNYAYPESSPKHITYTKWYDLNRPRTLGFQNEDKSGNPVPIQSGWGEYGNWTGGKFAAIKAPEIAGYTVANPDVAPEVTDANKDLTATFVYTANDQTRKIIFIDPENKSVGNPQTLTGKTGTSVTIGNGEGQTPLEVPTGYEIVPNTQVPSSVGFNATDNPDITVKVQAKVDTDDGCNDKSNSDVYRQVTETVTVNIEGQEPQVRTQTLDFYRIKSTNEATGQVTYTDWTSNMTDKSTSFAPVEIPTAGGYTRTITGGTITTKDGKDYVASVSGLSDGTPVNNINVTVNYTKAEQTATIQYVDNNDHNHVVGTQEVSGKIGETVKVTYTAPTNWKIVAGQPTGETITFGSTPIKDTIVYVEHKTEDVTNDPSLRLRVNKTITRTIKIDVAGKVTTLSPAQTVTLHRTATKDLVTKEITYSLWNTAKFAAVTAPKEPGYTVTNPDAAPAMTVTSETKDSPVIFVYTPNAQTVKIIFVDPNGKTVGNQTLTGKTGTSVTIGNGAGETPLNIPSGYKLVPGVKDVPTKVPFNPTNNPDITIQVEKVVPQPQKDKYTPIPKDIHTRVGKEPTPAQGIANIPNLPTGTTYTWTNGAPDVSTPGTKSVEITVHYPGGTTATVTTKVIVEDSTKKPEDKYTPIPKDIHTRVGKEPTPAQGIGNIPNLPTGTTYTWTNGAPDVTTPGTKSTEITVHYPDGSTDTVTTKVIVEEPAKNPTDADKYTPEGQDINVEKGAKVPDASTVIINKPELPAGTKYEWKNTPSTDKVGNVPAVVVVTYPDGSVDEVPTTVHVTDNTPAPTQTDTDKNTPEPKDIHTQVGVVPSPEQGIGNVPSLPSGSTYTWTNGQPDVTTPGTKSVTITVHYPDGTTATVTTKVIVDEPTQNPTSGDEGNQPTPTPTPQPTKSTVTPQPQPVVIPAGQVPDPEQGIKNKDEFPTGTKFTWKDTPDVSQPGKITGTVIVTYPTGETTEVPVEITVAPHANVDTDTAGQDEDTTNVEDYTSIRVDKFDDDNPSNKLEAGANVHASLNTTDKAKTLPQTGAQTTKTGLLGLAIASVGAILGLAVNKKRKN, encoded by the coding sequence ATGTTTCATAAACATGATGTTGGATTTATTAATAAATTAAATGGCAAGCAAGAAAGATTTGGCTTGCGTAAATATGCAGTTGGCTTATGCAGCGTGTTATTAGGAACTGCATTTTTCATGGTAAATGGAAATACTGTTCATGCGGAAACTACTAATGCGAAAGAAAGCCCAGCTTTGACTCAAAAAACAAAAATGAGGGGGGAAGCTAATCTTCAGCCTTCAAGGGATGCTATTCAAGATACGGCAAGTTCCGATAATGCAGTAGCTGAGAAGCAAACTACAACTGATGCAATTATTAATTTAGAAAAGCAAAAGAGTAATGATGTAGGAGTTAGCTGTACAAATTTGCCAGCAAAGGATAATACTGACACTAGCCAAACTGAGACTCAAACTGTTGTACGTGATGTTTATACTAAATTACCAAGACAAGAGCCTGAATTATTGGCTACTCAAAGCGAAACTACCTCTCATTCACGCTTCTTAATTAAGGTTGTAAGTGGATATGAACATTATAATGATAATAATTTAAGCCGTCTTCAAGAGGTAGATGGTCAATCAGTTAGTCAATATCGAAATCAGATTACCAATTATCAATATGAAAAGGATGATCCTAATTTTGTAACTTATACACCATGGATCAATAAAGATGGGGATCATACTGTTGTAGACATAAACAAAAATCCAAATCTAGACGGAACAGATAATAAATGGTATGAGAATACAATTTATGATATGAGTGTTTGGGGAAATTGGACTAATTGGACTCCAGTAACTTTTGACAAAGTACAGGCTCCTGATAAAAAGGGTTATCAAGTCATCAATCCTACTGCTGGAGATAAAATGACTTTTATAAATGGTGATGTTGTTACAAATCCACATATGGTTGTTACTTATCAGTATCAACCTAAAAAGACCCAAGACACTGAAAACAGGACGTTTAAGCGTACCATATATACTCAACTTCCTGGTGAAAAAGCTGTTGAATACAAGCAACAAACTGCCGATTCATCACGTACTAGAGCGTGGATAGAAGTTCAATCTGGTTATGAAAATCAAGATGAAATTTACCCAAATGTTGGGAAAGATATGATATATATGCCTAAAACAGGTCGTAGCTGGTTAGGACGCCCAGACGGATATCAAACATTCACAGCTGGTTACGTATTTTACTCAAGAAATCGTATTACTAATTATGCTTATCCTGAAAGTAGTCCTAAGCATATCACCTATACCAAGTGGTATGACCTTAATCGACCAAGAACTTTGGGATTTCAAAATGAAGATAAATCAGGAAACCCAGTTCCTATTCAATCAGGATGGGGTGAATATGGTAATTGGACAGGTGGCAAGTTTGCTGCCATAAAGGCACCAGAAATCGCAGGTTATACTGTGGCAAATCCTGATGTAGCTCCAGAGGTAACTGATGCAAATAAGGACTTAACAGCAACCTTTGTTTATACTGCAAATGATCAAACGAGAAAGATTATCTTTATTGATCCTGAAAACAAGTCAGTTGGAAACCCACAAACTTTAACTGGAAAAACTGGTACCAGCGTAACTATTGGTAATGGTGAAGGACAAACCCCATTAGAAGTACCAACCGGCTACGAAATCGTACCAAATACTCAAGTACCATCAAGTGTTGGCTTTAACGCAACTGATAACCCTGACATTACTGTTAAGGTTCAAGCTAAGGTTGATACTGATGATGGATGTAATGACAAGAGTAACAGTGATGTTTACCGTCAAGTAACTGAAACAGTTACTGTAAACATTGAAGGTCAAGAACCTCAAGTTAGAACTCAAACTCTTGACTTCTACAGAATTAAGTCAACTAACGAAGCAACTGGTCAAGTAACTTACACTGACTGGACTTCAAACATGACTGACAAGTCAACTAGCTTTGCACCAGTAGAAATTCCAACTGCTGGTGGTTACACTAGAACAATTACTGGCGGCACAATCACTACCAAGGATGGTAAGGATTATGTAGCTTCAGTAAGTGGTTTGAGTGATGGAACTCCAGTAAACAACATCAACGTAACTGTAAACTACACTAAGGCAGAACAAACAGCTACAATCCAATATGTAGATAACAATGATCATAATCATGTGGTTGGTACTCAAGAAGTATCAGGAAAAATTGGGGAAACCGTAAAGGTAACTTATACAGCTCCAACCAACTGGAAGATTGTAGCAGGTCAACCAACTGGAGAGACAATTACATTCGGTTCAACCCCAATTAAGGACACTATTGTTTACGTTGAACATAAGACTGAAGATGTTACTAATGATCCGAGTCTAAGATTGAGGGTAAATAAGACTATTACTAGAACAATTAAGATTGATGTTGCTGGTAAGGTTACTACTTTAAGTCCTGCTCAAACTGTAACTCTTCATCGAACTGCAACTAAAGATTTAGTAACTAAAGAGATTACTTATAGTCTTTGGAACACTGCCAAATTCGCTGCAGTAACTGCTCCAAAAGAACCAGGTTACACAGTAACTAACCCAGATGCAGCTCCAGCAATGACTGTAACTAGTGAGACTAAGGATTCACCCGTAATCTTTGTTTACACTCCTAATGCTCAAACTGTAAAGATTATTTTTGTTGATCCAAATGGTAAAACAGTTGGAAACCAAACTTTAACTGGAAAGACTGGTACTAGCGTAACTATTGGTAATGGTGCTGGTGAAACTCCATTAAACATTCCAAGCGGATATAAATTAGTGCCTGGTGTTAAAGATGTTCCAACAAAGGTACCATTTAATCCAACTAATAATCCAGATATTACAATTCAAGTAGAAAAAGTAGTGCCTCAGCCACAAAAGGATAAGTACACACCAATTCCAAAGGATATCCATACCCGAGTAGGTAAGGAACCAACTCCAGCGCAAGGAATTGCTAACATTCCAAACTTACCAACTGGTACAACTTACACTTGGACTAATGGTGCTCCAGATGTTTCAACTCCAGGAACAAAGAGTGTAGAAATTACAGTTCACTATCCAGGTGGTACCACTGCTACTGTAACTACTAAGGTAATCGTTGAAGACTCAACTAAGAAGCCAGAAGATAAGTACACACCAATTCCAAAGGATATCCATACCCGAGTAGGTAAGGAACCAACTCCAGCACAAGGAATTGGCAACATTCCAAACTTGCCAACAGGTACAACTTATACTTGGACCAATGGTGCTCCAGATGTAACAACCCCAGGAACAAAGAGTACTGAAATTACAGTTCATTACCCAGATGGTTCAACTGACACTGTAACTACTAAGGTAATTGTTGAAGAACCAGCTAAGAACCCAACAGACGCTGATAAATACACTCCAGAAGGTCAAGATATCAACGTTGAAAAGGGAGCAAAGGTACCAGATGCTTCAACAGTAATTATAAACAAGCCGGAATTACCAGCAGGAACTAAGTACGAATGGAAGAATACTCCAAGTACTGATAAAGTTGGTAATGTACCAGCAGTAGTTGTAGTAACTTACCCAGATGGCTCAGTTGATGAAGTTCCAACTACAGTGCACGTAACTGACAATACCCCAGCACCTACTCAAACAGATACTGACAAGAATACTCCAGAACCAAAGGATATTCATACTCAAGTAGGTGTAGTTCCAAGCCCAGAACAAGGAATTGGCAACGTACCAAGCTTACCAAGTGGTTCTACATACACTTGGACAAATGGCCAACCTGATGTAACTACTCCAGGAACCAAGAGCGTAACTATTACAGTTCACTACCCAGACGGTACAACTGCTACTGTAACTACTAAGGTAATTGTTGACGAACCAACTCAAAACCCAACCAGTGGAGACGAAGGTAACCAACCTACACCAACGCCAACCCCACAACCAACTAAATCAACTGTTACACCTCAACCACAACCAGTTGTTATTCCAGCTGGTCAGGTTCCAGATCCTGAACAAGGAATCAAGAATAAGGATGAATTCCCAACAGGTACTAAATTTACTTGGAAGGATACTCCAGATGTAAGTCAACCAGGTAAGATTACCGGAACAGTAATTGTAACTTACCCAACCGGTGAAACTACCGAAGTACCAGTAGAAATTACTGTTGCTCCTCATGCAAATGTGGATACTGATACTGCGGGTCAAGATGAAGATACAACTAATGTAGAAGATTACACTTCGATTAGAGTAGATAAGTTTGATGATGATAATCCATCAAATAAACTTGAAGCTGGTGCAAATGTGCACGCAAGTTTAAATACAACTGACAAAGCTAAGACTTTACCACAAACCGGGGCTCAAACCACCAAGACTGGTTTACTCGGTTTGGCAATTGCCAGTGTTGGTGCAATTTTAGGTCTTGCTGTAAATAAAAAGCGTAAAAACTAG